The following are encoded together in the Carboxydothermus pertinax genome:
- a CDS encoding diguanylate cyclase → MLNSKPAYLRVNNLNNPLKKINEFHQLLAKFKNPEDILREVCFYLKDLWQALGCNIVIPKNPKYEFNLKSKYSSANKPIPENLTENEGLSLYVFKERIPVLINDTTTSPLTNKEIVTYYGHKSSIAAPMLGKSKILGVIIVFHQEKNFFTEEDLELLTFFANHTAYVIENLQLFYRLEKGVYQDFLTSVYNYRYLQECLLNCAEDPTKLPLSVIMIDLDNFKKFNDMFGHHAGDQIIKTTAKIIKNTVRKNDLVFRYGGDEFAVLLPATDYQTALKIAQRISEKIKHHTFVIGKNRFRGFLKASVGASTLGLAPTPQLALELADRAMYQIKRSRFNLLNHVSLEDEILIDFTPAEKTLLKTLKVLLSLIDFKDHYTLEHSRQVSILSYQIAKNLTLGPKDLKNVYLAALLHDVGKIWIDEAIINKPGTLTLIERKAVQKHPVIGAEILQPIPFLKPLIPIIYHHHEKYDGSGYPDGLSGRDIPLLARIITLADSFDAMTSTRTYREPFNYQEALEEIKRCSGSHFDPDLVEVFIMTIKQLQSQTSEIFC, encoded by the coding sequence ATGTTAAATTCCAAACCTGCGTATCTTAGGGTTAATAATCTTAATAATCCGCTCAAAAAAATAAATGAATTTCATCAACTACTTGCAAAATTCAAAAACCCTGAAGATATCTTAAGAGAAGTATGTTTCTACCTCAAAGATTTATGGCAGGCCTTAGGCTGTAATATTGTTATTCCAAAAAACCCTAAATATGAATTTAATCTAAAATCCAAATATTCTTCCGCCAATAAACCCATTCCTGAAAATTTAACCGAAAATGAAGGGCTTAGCCTTTATGTTTTTAAGGAAAGAATACCTGTCTTAATTAATGATACAACCACTTCTCCTCTAACCAATAAAGAAATAGTTACTTATTACGGGCATAAAAGTAGTATTGCTGCCCCTATGTTAGGAAAATCCAAAATTTTAGGGGTAATCATTGTCTTTCATCAAGAAAAAAATTTCTTCACCGAAGAAGACCTTGAACTTCTAACTTTTTTTGCCAACCATACAGCTTATGTCATTGAAAACCTACAGCTCTTTTACCGTCTGGAAAAAGGGGTCTATCAAGATTTCTTAACCAGTGTTTATAATTATCGCTATTTACAGGAATGTCTTTTAAACTGTGCCGAAGATCCGACTAAACTTCCCCTTTCGGTCATTATGATTGACCTTGATAATTTTAAAAAATTTAACGATATGTTTGGCCATCACGCCGGTGACCAAATCATTAAAACCACTGCCAAAATCATAAAAAATACCGTTAGAAAAAACGATCTGGTTTTTCGCTATGGTGGCGATGAATTTGCTGTTCTCCTCCCTGCTACCGATTATCAAACAGCTTTAAAAATTGCTCAAAGGATTTCCGAAAAAATAAAACATCACACCTTTGTTATTGGTAAAAACCGCTTTCGCGGCTTTTTAAAAGCTTCCGTTGGCGCCTCAACTTTAGGCCTTGCCCCCACCCCGCAGCTGGCACTGGAATTAGCCGACCGGGCAATGTATCAGATTAAAAGAAGCCGTTTTAACCTTTTAAATCACGTTTCCTTAGAAGATGAAATTTTAATTGATTTTACCCCAGCAGAAAAAACATTATTAAAGACGTTAAAAGTTTTGTTATCACTCATTGATTTTAAAGACCATTATACTTTAGAGCATTCCCGCCAGGTAAGTATCTTATCTTATCAAATCGCCAAAAATCTTACCCTTGGCCCGAAAGATTTAAAAAATGTTTATTTGGCTGCTCTTTTACATGATGTGGGTAAGATTTGGATTGATGAAGCAATCATTAATAAACCCGGGACGCTCACCCTAATAGAAAGGAAAGCAGTCCAAAAACATCCAGTGATCGGCGCTGAGATTTTACAACCAATACCCTTTTTAAAGCCATTAATTCCTATTATCTACCATCACCACGAAAAATATGACGGTAGTGGTTACCCCGATGGTCTTTCGGGAAGGGATATTCCTTTATTAGCACGAATCATTACTTTAGCCGATAGTTTTGACGCTATGACCTCAACCCGTACTTACCGGGAACCTTTTAATTACCAGGAGGCTTTGGAGGAAATAAAAAGGTGTAGCGGTAGCCATTTCGATCCGGATTTAGTTGAGGTATTTATTATGACTATTAAACAGTTACAAAGCCAAACCTCTGAGATATTTTGCTAA
- a CDS encoding transporter substrate-binding domain-containing protein, whose product MSKKIILLTFFLLVTFSSSALATTKYLVVGDSEYPPLCCLDSNKKPSGFDVDLIVAVAREAGIDIEIKLMPWSEARRMVEKGQADILLGVNFTRARAKLYDFTEPYLENRQVIFVQEDNYFINNLEDLKGLKVGIQKGDVALDLIGENPDILVELYEDQQEALLALSQNKVTAVIGNYYTGLYWLHKLNLENKIKVVGVPLSITQYGLGVKKGTNQELLKKLNEAIIRLRAKGELDNLKTKWFGESPYEKRLYFNRIRTYLFAGLFIFTILLLFILWLNRLLQQKVEKATYELNMAYRELSAQKDLMDKMLEHELNGIITLDENRIIKRINKSALKILGIQERELEGQHFSFSPLKDYFPEPFLERAYQGQTCSLNEHRVNVAGQSKYLSINFISIPSIGAVLINFRDITEEKQSFDLMVNRDKLITVGQMVAGFVHEIKNPLFTVLNYLELLPLKADDPKYREEVINIIKNELGSVQNLINDLLNYARPQNSQKTNVSLEDVILPLLNLLEPQFIAKGITVNKENLKLKVFADPVQLKHVFMNLLLNAIDAIQGKGEIKLRAFELPEKIKIEVIDTGIGIPPQYLSQIFNLFFTSKKDGNGIGLAICQKLIQENNGDILVDSFPGRGTTFTIFLPKAGDLDVQAE is encoded by the coding sequence TTGTCGAAAAAAATAATCTTATTAACCTTCTTCTTATTAGTTACCTTTTCCTCTTCGGCTTTAGCAACTACTAAGTATCTTGTGGTTGGTGACAGTGAATACCCGCCCCTTTGCTGTCTTGATAGTAATAAAAAACCTTCAGGTTTTGATGTAGACCTGATAGTTGCGGTAGCTCGGGAAGCGGGAATAGATATTGAAATCAAGTTAATGCCCTGGAGTGAAGCCAGGCGCATGGTGGAAAAAGGGCAGGCGGATATTCTTTTAGGGGTAAATTTTACTCGGGCTCGTGCCAAGCTTTATGATTTTACCGAACCGTATCTTGAAAACCGCCAGGTTATTTTTGTTCAGGAGGATAACTATTTTATAAACAATCTGGAGGATTTAAAAGGGCTTAAGGTGGGTATCCAAAAAGGAGATGTGGCTTTAGATTTAATTGGGGAAAATCCGGATATTTTAGTTGAATTATATGAAGATCAACAAGAAGCTCTTTTGGCTTTAAGTCAAAATAAAGTAACTGCAGTGATTGGTAATTACTACACTGGTTTGTATTGGCTTCATAAGTTAAACCTGGAAAATAAAATAAAAGTTGTTGGGGTACCTCTTTCTATTACGCAATATGGTTTGGGTGTTAAAAAAGGTACAAATCAAGAGCTTCTAAAAAAATTAAATGAAGCAATAATACGCTTAAGAGCAAAGGGAGAGCTTGATAATCTTAAAACCAAATGGTTTGGCGAATCTCCCTACGAAAAAAGGCTTTACTTTAATCGAATAAGAACTTACCTTTTTGCTGGGCTTTTTATTTTCACAATTTTATTGTTATTTATCTTGTGGTTAAACCGATTATTACAGCAAAAAGTAGAAAAAGCAACTTACGAATTAAATATGGCTTACCGGGAGCTTTCGGCACAAAAAGATTTAATGGATAAAATGTTAGAACACGAATTAAACGGAATTATTACCTTAGATGAGAATCGGATAATAAAGCGGATTAATAAAAGTGCTCTAAAAATTTTAGGAATCCAAGAAAGGGAGCTTGAAGGGCAGCATTTTTCTTTTTCCCCCCTTAAAGATTATTTTCCAGAGCCTTTTCTGGAACGGGCCTATCAGGGACAAACTTGCTCTCTTAATGAACATCGGGTTAACGTCGCCGGTCAGAGTAAATATTTAAGTATAAACTTTATTAGCATTCCTTCGATTGGTGCCGTTTTAATAAATTTTAGGGATATTACTGAGGAAAAACAGAGCTTTGACCTGATGGTGAACCGGGATAAACTAATAACCGTTGGACAGATGGTGGCCGGTTTTGTCCATGAAATAAAAAATCCCCTTTTCACCGTTTTAAATTACCTTGAACTTTTGCCGTTAAAAGCCGATGACCCAAAATATCGGGAAGAAGTGATAAATATTATAAAAAACGAATTAGGTAGTGTCCAAAATTTAATTAATGATTTATTAAATTATGCCCGACCACAAAACTCACAAAAGACAAATGTTTCTCTGGAAGATGTTATTCTTCCTCTTTTAAATCTTTTAGAACCGCAGTTTATAGCTAAAGGAATTACGGTAAACAAAGAAAATTTAAAATTAAAAGTTTTTGCCGATCCCGTACAGCTAAAGCACGTCTTTATGAACCTTCTTTTAAATGCTATTGATGCTATCCAGGGAAAGGGGGAAATTAAGCTTCGTGCCTTTGAACTTCCTGAGAAAATAAAAATTGAGGTGATTGATACCGGTATAGGTATCCCCCCTCAATACTTAAGTCAAATCTTTAATTTATTTTTTACTTCCAAAAAGGATGGAAACGGTATTGGCCTTGCTATTTGTCAAAAATTAATCCAGGAAAATAACGGCGATATTCTGGTAGATAGCTTTCCCGGTAGAGGAACAACTTTTACCATCTTTTTGCCCAAAGCTGGTGACCTAGATGTTCAAGCAGAGTAA
- a CDS encoding DUF6125 family protein — MQPQDLTKEQALLLLEDFAKRWLAHDGLWFLEVEKHFGMDNAIKLDEAAWAQFTVIEAKRIKEFLKLPEKGGLDALKVALRFRLYGFLNQQEMVMEGNKLIYKMKTCRVQEARKRKNLPDFPCKPVGITEYSGFAKTIDPRIKTRCLACPPDEHPDDFYCAWEFWIED, encoded by the coding sequence GTGCAACCGCAGGATTTAACCAAAGAGCAGGCACTACTTCTTTTAGAGGACTTTGCCAAGAGGTGGCTTGCTCATGACGGCCTCTGGTTTTTAGAAGTGGAAAAACATTTTGGCATGGATAATGCCATAAAACTCGATGAAGCTGCCTGGGCCCAGTTTACAGTTATCGAGGCTAAAAGAATTAAAGAATTTTTAAAGCTTCCGGAAAAGGGGGGACTTGACGCTTTAAAAGTAGCCCTTCGGTTTCGTCTGTATGGCTTTTTAAACCAGCAAGAAATGGTAATGGAAGGAAATAAATTAATTTATAAGATGAAAACCTGTCGGGTCCAAGAAGCGCGCAAGCGAAAAAACCTTCCGGATTTTCCCTGTAAACCGGTGGGTATAACCGAATATTCCGGCTTTGCGAAAACTATCGATCCCCGGATTAAAACCCGGTGCCTGGCCTGTCCGCCGGATGAACATCCCGATGATTTTTACTGCGCCTGGGAGTTTTGGATTGAAGATTAG
- a CDS encoding NAD(P)H-dependent flavin oxidoreductase, translating into MSFPILNFKGKTTRYPIIQGGMAVKISTASLASAVANAGGIGLIAASGLTSEELVAEIKRARKLTSGIIGINIMFAVTRFRELVLTALKEGIDLVVTGAGFSRDVFSLGREFNTPVVSIVSSAKLAKIAESYGAAAVVVEGKEAGGHLGTDKSIWQILPEVVKAVKIPVIAAGGILTRVDIKKAFKIGAAGVQMATRFVLTRECEVHENYKNLYLKANREEVVIIESPVGLLGRALKNRFVERLFAGEDLTPKRCENCLKKCRRNFCIMEALERARLGDMENGLVFSGERVGEIKEIKSVPEIIRELFLGVE; encoded by the coding sequence ATGAGCTTTCCTATTCTTAATTTTAAAGGTAAAACAACCCGTTATCCTATTATCCAAGGAGGTATGGCGGTAAAAATATCTACTGCCAGCCTTGCTTCCGCAGTTGCCAATGCTGGAGGAATTGGCTTAATTGCAGCTTCAGGTTTGACTTCGGAGGAATTGGTTGCTGAAATTAAAAGAGCCAGAAAGTTAACTTCCGGTATTATAGGCATTAACATCATGTTTGCGGTAACCCGTTTTAGGGAACTGGTTTTAACTGCCTTAAAGGAAGGAATCGATTTAGTTGTTACCGGTGCGGGGTTTTCCAGAGATGTTTTTTCCTTAGGTAGAGAATTTAATACCCCGGTGGTATCAATTGTTTCCTCAGCTAAACTTGCTAAAATTGCTGAAAGTTATGGGGCAGCGGCAGTGGTGGTGGAGGGAAAGGAAGCCGGCGGACACCTGGGGACGGATAAGTCAATATGGCAAATCCTCCCGGAAGTGGTGAAAGCGGTGAAAATACCGGTTATTGCCGCTGGGGGGATACTGACCAGGGTAGATATTAAAAAAGCTTTTAAAATTGGAGCAGCTGGCGTGCAAATGGCCACCCGTTTTGTTCTGACCCGTGAGTGTGAGGTTCATGAAAACTATAAAAATCTATATTTAAAAGCCAATAGGGAAGAAGTAGTGATAATTGAAAGCCCTGTTGGGCTTTTGGGGCGGGCTCTTAAAAACCGTTTTGTGGAAAGACTTTTTGCCGGGGAGGACTTAACGCCTAAGCGGTGTGAAAATTGTCTTAAAAAATGCCGGCGGAATTTTTGTATTATGGAAGCGCTAGAGCGAGCCCGTTTGGGGGATATGGAAAATGGCCTGGTGTTTTCTGGGGAAAGGGTCGGGGAAATTAAAGAAATAAAGAGTGTGCCGGAAATAATTAGGGAACTCTTTTTGGGGGTGGAGTAA
- a CDS encoding adenine phosphoribosyltransferase, which produces MDLKKHIFDIPDFPSPGIIFRDITPLLQNRETFSYTVDLLAEKIKDLNPTHVVAIESRGFMFGAPLAYKLGLGFVPVRKEGKLPRESISASYDLEYGSNTLEIHTDALKPGDKVVIVDDVLATGGTMKATVELCEKLGAKVEALLFVIELLALEGREKLAGKKVISLVQY; this is translated from the coding sequence ATGGATTTGAAAAAACACATTTTCGACATACCTGATTTTCCAAGCCCGGGGATTATCTTTCGCGATATTACACCGCTCTTACAAAACCGGGAAACTTTTAGTTACACGGTGGACCTTTTAGCGGAAAAAATAAAAGATTTAAATCCCACCCATGTGGTAGCCATTGAGTCCCGGGGATTTATGTTTGGAGCACCTTTAGCCTATAAGCTTGGGCTTGGTTTTGTCCCAGTGCGTAAAGAAGGTAAGCTTCCCCGGGAGAGTATAAGTGCATCGTACGACTTAGAGTACGGTAGCAATACTTTAGAAATTCACACCGACGCTCTAAAACCTGGGGATAAGGTGGTAATTGTCGATGACGTTTTAGCCACCGGAGGGACCATGAAGGCGACGGTGGAGCTTTGCGAAAAACTAGGAGCTAAAGTAGAAGCCCTTTTGTTTGTGATAGAACTTTTAGCTTTAGAAGGTCGGGAAAAACTTGCTGGGAAAAAGGTTATCTCTCTTGTTCAATACTAA